Proteins encoded by one window of Lates calcarifer isolate ASB-BC8 linkage group LG7_1, TLL_Latcal_v3, whole genome shotgun sequence:
- the LOC108888911 gene encoding microtubule-associated protein RP/EB family member 3 isoform X1 — MAVNVYSTSMTIENLSRHDMLAWVNDSLQLTYTKIEQLCSGSAYCQFMDMLFPGCILLKKVKFNAKLEHEYIHNFKVLQAAFKRMNVDKIIPVERLVKGKFQDNFEFLQWFKKFFDANYDGKEYDPLLSRQGQEGTPPPPNPGEPTHHKPKRPSRSGPMRTSPTAPKSVPTPQRQINVAAARRSAPVTRNGGDAELIELNQQLLDLKLTVDGLEKERDFYFGKLRDIELICQEHENENNPILSKIMDVLYATEEGFAPPEDDEIDEGARGDQDEF; from the exons ATGGCGGTGAATGTCTACTCCACCTCTATGACCATAGAGAACCTGAGTCGTCATGACATGTTGGCATGGGTCAACGACTCTCTACAGCTCACCTACACAAAGATCGAGCAGCTCTGTTCAG GTAGTGCTTACTGCCAGTTCATGGACATGTTGTTTCCAGGCTGCATATTGTTGAAGAAAGTTAAGTTCAACGCCAAACTGGAACATGAATACATCCACAATTTCAAGGTCTTACAGGCTGCGTTCAAGAGAATGAATGTGGACAag ATCATCCCGGTGGAGAGGTTGGTGAAGGGCAAGTTCCAGGACAACTTTGAGTTCCTCCAGTGGTTCAAGAAGTTTTTTGATGCCAACTACGACGGGAAAGAATACGACCCTCTACTGTCACGGCAGGGCCAGGAGGGAACGCCGCCTCCGCCAAACCCAG GTGAACCCACTCATCACAAACCTAAAAGACCCTCTCGCTCAG gcCCCATGAGAACGTCTCCCACGGCACCGAAGAGCGTCCCCACCCCGCAGAGGCAGATCAACGTAGCAGCAGCCCGCAGGTCTGCTCCTGTGACCCGTAATGGAGGCGATGCCGAGCTCATAGAGCTGAACCAGCAG ctgctgGATCTGAAGCTGACTGTAGACGGACTGGAGAAGGAGCGGGACTTCTACTTTGGGAAGCTGAGAGACATCGAGCTGATCTGCCAGGAACACGAAAATGAAAACAACCCGATCCTCAGCAAAATCATGGACGTACTGTACGCTACAGAG GAGGGGTTTGCGCCACCAGAGGATGACGAAATCGATGAAGGAGCACGGGGAGACCAGGACGAGTtctga
- the LOC108888911 gene encoding microtubule-associated protein RP/EB family member 3 isoform X2, whose amino-acid sequence MAVNVYSTSMTIENLSRHDMLAWVNDSLQLTYTKIEQLCSGSAYCQFMDMLFPGCILLKKVKFNAKLEHEYIHNFKVLQAAFKRMNVDKIIPVERLVKGKFQDNFEFLQWFKKFFDANYDGKEYDPLLSRQGQEGTPPPPNPGPMRTSPTAPKSVPTPQRQINVAAARRSAPVTRNGGDAELIELNQQLLDLKLTVDGLEKERDFYFGKLRDIELICQEHENENNPILSKIMDVLYATEEGFAPPEDDEIDEGARGDQDEF is encoded by the exons ATGGCGGTGAATGTCTACTCCACCTCTATGACCATAGAGAACCTGAGTCGTCATGACATGTTGGCATGGGTCAACGACTCTCTACAGCTCACCTACACAAAGATCGAGCAGCTCTGTTCAG GTAGTGCTTACTGCCAGTTCATGGACATGTTGTTTCCAGGCTGCATATTGTTGAAGAAAGTTAAGTTCAACGCCAAACTGGAACATGAATACATCCACAATTTCAAGGTCTTACAGGCTGCGTTCAAGAGAATGAATGTGGACAag ATCATCCCGGTGGAGAGGTTGGTGAAGGGCAAGTTCCAGGACAACTTTGAGTTCCTCCAGTGGTTCAAGAAGTTTTTTGATGCCAACTACGACGGGAAAGAATACGACCCTCTACTGTCACGGCAGGGCCAGGAGGGAACGCCGCCTCCGCCAAACCCAG gcCCCATGAGAACGTCTCCCACGGCACCGAAGAGCGTCCCCACCCCGCAGAGGCAGATCAACGTAGCAGCAGCCCGCAGGTCTGCTCCTGTGACCCGTAATGGAGGCGATGCCGAGCTCATAGAGCTGAACCAGCAG ctgctgGATCTGAAGCTGACTGTAGACGGACTGGAGAAGGAGCGGGACTTCTACTTTGGGAAGCTGAGAGACATCGAGCTGATCTGCCAGGAACACGAAAATGAAAACAACCCGATCCTCAGCAAAATCATGGACGTACTGTACGCTACAGAG GAGGGGTTTGCGCCACCAGAGGATGACGAAATCGATGAAGGAGCACGGGGAGACCAGGACGAGTtctga